The Acanthochromis polyacanthus isolate Apoly-LR-REF ecotype Palm Island chromosome 5, KAUST_Apoly_ChrSc, whole genome shotgun sequence genome includes a window with the following:
- the tmem74b gene encoding transmembrane protein 74B, whose amino-acid sequence MEFSFNAVELRELRGGGGRRGPSPTPTSWTAATVGTTRGFENASYQQDEEQDQQQQEATTSASYPPPASGSSKRQHQEASPQSYDDEEAGAAAGGPEDAQDLAEFSPADDHSADYGFILALVFLVSGIVLVVIAYTIPREAKVDPDSVSARQMEKLEMYYAQLGSHLDKCIIAGLGLLTLGGMFLSVLLMVSICRGEMYRRRAAFIRPKRTYGSINLRMKQLATGEAGGGDGGDGGEEFLVAETRNNVQPEPSRDSKLETGLSRHPAPPAAASAGHGLN is encoded by the exons ATGGAGTTCTCTTTCAACGCCGTGGAGCTCCGGGAGCTTCGGGGTGGAGGAGGCCGACGAGGCCCGTCTCCAACGCCGACCTCCTGGACCGCGGCCACAGTGGGCACCACCCGGGGCTTCGAGAACGCCTCCTACCAGCAGGACGAGGAGcaggaccagcagcagcaggaggcgaCCACATCGGCCAGTTATCCACCTCCAGCATCAGGCAGCAGCAAG CGGCAGCATCAGGAGGCTTCTCCTCAGTCCTATGACGATGAGGAGGCCGGTGCTGCAGCTGGAGGTCCAGAGGACGCTCAGGACTTGGCCGAGTTCAGCCCGGCTGACGACCACTCAGCGGACTACGGCTTCATCCTGGCTCTGGTGTTCCTGGTGAGCGGCATCGTGCTGGTGGTCATCGCCTACACCATCCCCAGGGAGGCTAAAGTGGACCCAGACTCGGTGTCGGCACGGCAGATGGAGAAGCTGGAGATGTACTACGCCCAGCTGGGCTCCCACCTGGATAAGTGCATCATTGCAGGTCTGGGCCTGCTGACGCTGGGGGGGATGTTCCTGTCGGTGCTGCTCATGGTGTCCATCTGCCGGGGAGAAATGTACCGGCGCAGGGCGGCCTTCATTCGGCCCAAAAGGACTTACGGCTCCATCAACCTGAGGATGAAGCAGCTGGCGACCGGGGAGGCGGGAGGAGGCGACGGCGGGGACGGAGGGGAGGAATTTTTGGTTGCAGAGACTCGGAATAACGTCCAGCCAGAACCGAGCCGAGACTCCAAACTAGAAACAGGACTGAGCAGACatcctgctcctcctgctgctgcttctgctggaCATGGACTCAACTAA